Below is a window of Virgibacillus sp. NKC19-3 DNA.
TGAAAGATCCGCACTATCACATCCTCTCTGGTGCCGTAAACGGCGGTGCAGTACTCGCAGTTAGTGAGGAGAGTGGTATTGATGATTTAGCTGATTTGGATGGTAAAAGTGTCGCGATCCCTGTCATTGGTAGTACGCAAGACGTTATGTTGCGAAAAGCATTACAGGAAGTTAATTTAGAACCTGAGTCAAATGGTGGGACAGTCGAATTATACGCCGCTGATCCAGCAGATACAACGACCTTATTTGCACAAAATTCTGTTGATGCTGCTGCAACCCAAGAACCCTGGGGTTACGTATTAGAAACACAGGTAAATGGGGAGCTATTACTTGATTGGGAATCTTTCGCCTGGGGAAAAGATTCCACCAATACCGTTGTCGCAGCTACGGAGGCATTTTCAAATGACGAAGATCTCGCGGAATCTTATTTAACAGCTCATGAAAAGGCTGTTCAATTTGTCATAGATAATCCAGAAGAAAGTCAGGATATGGTCGTACAACATTTAAAGGATTTGACGGGGCAAGAGGTTAATAAGGATGAATTAGAAGCTGCTTTTAACAGACTGGAAGTTACAACAAATGTCAACGAGAAAGTTATTCAAGAAATGGCGGATATTAGTGAAGCGGCTGAATATATTCCGAGTAATGATATTGATGGACTGGTAGACTTATCTATTTTAGAGGAAATGCATGTCAGTGAATAAGTTTCGACTATAATGAGGATTCGTTCTGGAAGAAGTTTTATTGGTTTAATGTCTCATAACAAACTAGATAAAAGACATTGTAGCATCCTACATTTCATATGGGGTGCTTTTTCTTATTTTTTCCAAGCATCGGTATTGATTTTTTTCTTCATATCAAATTGGACGTATAAGGCGCAATAACAGTATATAGAAAAATTACTTATAAAAAGGAAATAGTTGCACACATTATAAATAGGTGTACAACGAATAAAGATATGTTACAATGTGCCAAACTGTATGAAAGAGAAAGGAGAATGAAATTGAATAAAAAATGGTTGTTAAGTTTATCATTTGCTGTACTTATAGCTGTAATGGCAGCATGTGGTGATACAGAAGAGTCAGCTGAAGATAATAATGAGGATGCAGAAACACAGGAGGAAGAATCTGCTGAGGAAGGTGAAGGTGAGGAGGCAGCTCCTGAAATGCCTGAGCCAGACTTAGAAGGCATTCCTGACGTTGTTGCAGAGGTGAATGGAGAAGAAATTTCGGGAGAAGAATTTGAAACGACGTACCAAGGACAATTCCAACAAGCGTCCATGCAATCACAGATGACGGGGGAAGAAGTTGACCAGGATCAATTAAAAGGACAAGTTGCCGAAAGTATGATTGGTACTGAGCTACTCATACAGGAGGCAGATAATAGTGATTATGATGCTTCTGAGGAAGAAGTCGATGAAACACTTGATGAATTAGTGGAAATGAATCAGCTTGAATCAAAAGAAGAGTTCATGACTGCTATGGAAGAACAAGGGATGGATGAAGAAGAAATAATGTCCCAGATTGAAACGCAAGTGAAAATAGATAAACTTATTGCTGATGAGGCTGGAGATACGGAGCCAACCGAGGAAGAATTAGAAGAACTATATGATCAGTTTGCTGAACAACAAGAACAAATGGGTGGAGAAGATGGCGAAGAGGCCGAAGTTCCATCTTTTGACGAAATGAAACCGGATCTTGAAGAACAAGTGAAGAGTCAAAAAGAAATGGAAGCATCAGAAACACTCGTTGAACAACTTCGTGAAGATGCAGACGTTACGAATCATTTAGCATAGCATAGATTATTAACGAAGTAACATTTAAATAAAAACGACCATCAGGATGTATCCCAATTTGATGGTCGTTTTTTAAATGCCTTGCAAAAATATAAAGTACGTAAAACTCGAAAATATTTCAGAAAAGTTCACTAATCTACTTTAGAATATGGTATAATATAGGTAGAGGTAATGGTAGCTAATTTGTTGAGGAGGGTTCAAAATGGGTAAAAAAATATTAGTGGCTTATGATGGTTCTTACCTTAGCAAACAAGCAATTCACGAAGCAAAATATCAAGCAAAACAGGAACCTGAAACCGAGATCCATGTCATTTCTGTCGTCAGACCAGCAGGTCCCAGCACCAACGCAATCATGCAGCGAAATATTGAAAAAGAACTAGCGGATAATTTTCGACCAGAAATGCAACAGATTAAAGAGGAATTTGAATCGGAAGGGATATCGATTGAAGCAGATGTCCTAATTAGTGAACATAAAAACCCCGGAGAAAAGGTTTGCGAGTATGCCAACGATAACGCGATCGATTTGATTATTGTAGGTAGCCGTGGTATTAGTAATGTGAGGAAAATATTTCTTGGCAGCGTAAGCAACAATATTGTGCAAAATGCAAACTGTCGGGTTTTGGTAATTAAGTAATATATCCTTGTATGCGGAATTTATACATGTGAGAGTATGACCTTGAATTTAAGGTCATGCTTTTTTGTGTCTAATACTTTGCATTGTTATCTTGCTCATGTGGATCATTTTCCTAGTCCTCCCGAATATTTTCGAATGAGTTAATAAAATTCAATTAAATAATCTGATATTAGAAAACTATTAAATTATTACTTTTATATACCGTTTGTAATATACTTTTAATATTAATGTAACCTAGTGTCTGGAAGATTGTGCTATTATGAGTTGTATCGAAAATTTAAGGGGGACTACATAGTGAAAAAAATAGTGGCTACGGTTGCTACAGGTGTCATTGTAGCTGGCTCTTGTTTAACAAATGTTTCAGCCGCGGAATATCAGGTTCAAAAAGGTGATAGCTTATGGAGCATAGCAAATGAACATAACACAACTGTTGACAATTTATTTGATGTAAATGATTTACAGTCATCGCTTATTCACCCAAATCAAACACTAGTCATTGACGAACAATACAAAGTAGAAAAAGGCGACACATTATCCGGTATCGGAAGTAAATTTGGTGTAGCGGTAACTGATTTGAAAGAATGGAATAACCTTGAATCAGATTTTCTCTTTATTGGTCAAATGTTAAATATTAAAGAAACAAATAGTGAACAGAACGATGCCCCTGTTACTCCAGTTCCTGATAACAAGTCAGCTGATGAAAGTGATCAGCCAAGTGAAGATGTAGAAGCTGAGGCAGCAGCAAAAGCACAGGAAGAGGCAGAAGCTGAAGAAGCAGCAAAGGCAGAGGAAGAAGCAAGAGCTGAAGCTGAAGCACAAGAAGCTGAAGAGGCAGCAAAAGCCGAGGAAGCAGCAAAAGCACAAGAAGCAGCAGAAGCTGAAGAGGCAGCAAAAGCCGAGGAAGAAGCTAAAGCACAAGAAGTAGCAGAAGCTGAAGAGGCAGCAAAAGCTGAGGAAGCAGCAAAAGCACAAGAAGCACAAGAAGCTGAAGAGGCAGCAAAAGCTGAGGAAGAAGCTAAAGCACAAGAAGCAGCAGAAGCCGAAGAGGCAGCAAAAGCTGAGGAAGAAGCTAAAGCACAAGAAGTAGCAGAAGCTGAAGAGGCAGCAAAAGCTGAGGAAGCAGCAAAAGCACAAGAAGCAGCAGAAGCTGAAGAGGCAGCAGAGGCCGAAGAGGTAGCTAACGAAACAACACAGTCTAATACGGAAGATAATACACAGAGTGAGGCTGCAAATGGTGAAACATTCTCTGTAGCTTCTACGGCATATACAGCTAGTTGTGAAGGATGCTCTGGTGTTACATCGACAGGTATTGATTTAAAAGCAAATCCAAATGAAAAGGTAATTGCTGTTGATCCAAGCGTTATTCCACTAGGTAGTGAAGTGTACGTTGAAGGCTATGGTCATGCAGTAGCTGGAGATATCGGCGGTGCAATTAACGGTAATAAAATTGACGTTCATGTTCCAACTCATGAAGAAGCTATTAACTGGGGCACACGTACCGTTAATGTAACTGTAGTAGATTAATAGTTAAATAAAGTTAAAATAAAAAGGAAAACATCTTTAATAATAAGGTGTTTTCCTTTTTTCTTTGAATCAATGGTTTTAAAAATGAATATAAAACTTACAAGCACATTCTTCCATTTAATAGTCAAAACTATGTTAGTATTAAATAAATAACGGGAGTACGTATAGATGTGATTTCTAGCGATACAGATCTCCCCTTGAAATTACCACATACAAAAGAAATCGTTTATCGTTTTCCGACAGAAGACTCCCTCTTCAATCGTGTGAAGGGCAAAGCTCAACGATAAGGGGGGAGATGAATGAAGGTTAGGCGATAGCCTAAAGGTTTTTTGCCGCTCCCTTAATATCTTAATGATATCATCCGTCTTAGATAAGGGAAAAGCTGACTTAGAATGAAATTAGATAGCAATAACCATTCCGTATTCTTCATGTATTACCATCTTGTTCTAGTTGAGAAATATCGTAGAAAAGTCTTGGTGACAAGGCATCTGACTATGCTAAGGATATTTGGTCAAGAAGTTTTTGCTGACGAACTACTGGTGTTTCTCCCATCCATGTAGTCATGAAATATATTGAAAATCAAGGAATGAAGGGAGGCGGAAGCAATGCGAGTCCATAAAGGATATAAGTTTCGTATCTATCCAAATAAAGAACAAGAAATCCTAATCTCTAAAACAATCGGTTGTTCTCGCTTTGTATTCAATCATTTTCTAGCACAATGGAACGATGTTTACAAAGAAACAGGTAAAGGATTGACTTATCATTCGTGTTCAGCGAAACTTACACAGCTAAAAAAGGAATTGTTTTGGTTAAAAGAAGTGGACAGCATTGCTATTCAGTCATCACTTAAAAGCCTTGCTGATTCCTATAGTCGTTTTTTCAAGAAACAAAATAAGGTACCACGATTTAAGTCTAAAAAGCATAAAGTACAATCCTATACAACCAAGCATACGAATGGGAATATTGCCATTGTAGGTAATAGAATCAAGTTGCCAAAACTTGGTCTTGTACGTTTTGCCAAAAGTCGTGACGTGCAAGGGCGTATTTTTAATGCAACGATTAGACGGAATCCCAGTGGCAACTATTTCGTATCTATTCTTGCAGAAGTAGAAGTACAACCATTGGAGAAAACGGAATCATCTATTGGCATAGACTTAGGTATTACTGATTTTGCCATTCTTTCAGATGGCCGCAAGTTTGACAATCATAATTTTACCTCAAACATGGAAATGAAACTAAAACGGGAACAGCGAAAACTGTCAAGACGTGCGTTACATGCTAAAAAGAATGGTATGAACCTTCTTGATGCAAAAAACTATCAGAAACAAAAGATAAAAGTTGCTAGATTGCACGAAAGATTGATGAACCAACGTGAAGACTTCCTTCACAAGTTAAGTACAGAAATAATCAAAAACCACGATATTATCTGTATCGAAGATTTGAATATCAAAGGAATGTTACGTAATCATAAGTTAGCAAAATCCATCTCTGATGTGTCATGGTCTGCTTTTGTAACTAAATTAGAATACAAAGCGAAGTGGTACGGTAAAACAATTGTGAAAATAAGTAGATGGTTTCCATCTAGTCAAGTATGTTCCGGTTGTGGACATCAAGACGGGAAAAAATCGCTTGAAATAAGGGATTGGACTTGCCCTGTTTGCCATGAACATCATGACAGAGATGTAAATGCTAGTAAAAACATATTGGTCGAAGGCTTACGAACATTAGCTTTGACTTAAATAAAAATATAGAACCGTAGGAATCTACGGGGGTAGCTTGGTCCATAAGAGACACCGCTGTTGACAAAGAAATACGTTAACAAGTATGCTCTGTTCCCAAGAATCTCCCACTTCAATCTACCGCAAGGTCGATAAGTGGGGGTAGTTCAAGAGAGAAATTTGGCGTTAGGAAAACTTAATTTTAAAAGAAGGGAAATTTTATCATGTCTCAAAATTTATATCAAAAAAGTCATATGGCTCATTTAAATCAATTAAAAGATCTTGCTCCTGAACAGATGCAAGCTTTCGGCGCCTTTAATGAAGCCGTTTTAAAAGAGGGAGCACTAACGAAAAAAGAGAAAGAAATCATTGCTGTAGCAGT
It encodes the following:
- a CDS encoding aliphatic sulfonate ABC transporter substrate-binding protein, translating into MKRYSILLAIIFMVIGLLAACSQSEEIEERDGKKQITIGYFPNLTHIATMVALENGYFDEAFGEDVDYQTQIVTNGGLFMEAMATNDIDVGTVGPGPLLNFYVKDPHYHILSGAVNGGAVLAVSEESGIDDLADLDGKSVAIPVIGSTQDVMLRKALQEVNLEPESNGGTVELYAADPADTTTLFAQNSVDAAATQEPWGYVLETQVNGELLLDWESFAWGKDSTNTVVAATEAFSNDEDLAESYLTAHEKAVQFVIDNPEESQDMVVQHLKDLTGQEVNKDELEAAFNRLEVTTNVNEKVIQEMADISEAAEYIPSNDIDGLVDLSILEEMHVSE
- a CDS encoding SurA N-terminal domain-containing protein, whose amino-acid sequence is MKLNKKWLLSLSFAVLIAVMAACGDTEESAEDNNEDAETQEEESAEEGEGEEAAPEMPEPDLEGIPDVVAEVNGEEISGEEFETTYQGQFQQASMQSQMTGEEVDQDQLKGQVAESMIGTELLIQEADNSDYDASEEEVDETLDELVEMNQLESKEEFMTAMEEQGMDEEEIMSQIETQVKIDKLIADEAGDTEPTEEELEELYDQFAEQQEQMGGEDGEEAEVPSFDEMKPDLEEQVKSQKEMEASETLVEQLREDADVTNHLA
- a CDS encoding universal stress protein, with product MGKKILVAYDGSYLSKQAIHEAKYQAKQEPETEIHVISVVRPAGPSTNAIMQRNIEKELADNFRPEMQQIKEEFESEGISIEADVLISEHKNPGEKVCEYANDNAIDLIIVGSRGISNVRKIFLGSVSNNIVQNANCRVLVIK
- a CDS encoding 3D domain-containing protein encodes the protein MKKIVATVATGVIVAGSCLTNVSAAEYQVQKGDSLWSIANEHNTTVDNLFDVNDLQSSLIHPNQTLVIDEQYKVEKGDTLSGIGSKFGVAVTDLKEWNNLESDFLFIGQMLNIKETNSEQNDAPVTPVPDNKSADESDQPSEDVEAEAAAKAQEEAEAEEAAKAEEEARAEAEAQEAEEAAKAEEAAKAQEAAEAEEAAKAEEEAKAQEVAEAEEAAKAEEAAKAQEAQEAEEAAKAEEEAKAQEAAEAEEAAKAEEEAKAQEVAEAEEAAKAEEAAKAQEAAEAEEAAEAEEVANETTQSNTEDNTQSEAANGETFSVASTAYTASCEGCSGVTSTGIDLKANPNEKVIAVDPSVIPLGSEVYVEGYGHAVAGDIGGAINGNKIDVHVPTHEEAINWGTRTVNVTVVD
- the tnpB gene encoding IS200/IS605 family element RNA-guided endonuclease TnpB; this translates as MRVHKGYKFRIYPNKEQEILISKTIGCSRFVFNHFLAQWNDVYKETGKGLTYHSCSAKLTQLKKELFWLKEVDSIAIQSSLKSLADSYSRFFKKQNKVPRFKSKKHKVQSYTTKHTNGNIAIVGNRIKLPKLGLVRFAKSRDVQGRIFNATIRRNPSGNYFVSILAEVEVQPLEKTESSIGIDLGITDFAILSDGRKFDNHNFTSNMEMKLKREQRKLSRRALHAKKNGMNLLDAKNYQKQKIKVARLHERLMNQREDFLHKLSTEIIKNHDIICIEDLNIKGMLRNHKLAKSISDVSWSAFVTKLEYKAKWYGKTIVKISRWFPSSQVCSGCGHQDGKKSLEIRDWTCPVCHEHHDRDVNASKNILVEGLRTLALT